One genomic segment of Kordiimonas sp. SCSIO 12603 includes these proteins:
- a CDS encoding nitronate monooxygenase family protein has translation MALPEQFDNLRIPVIGSPLFIISNPDLVIAQCKAGIVGSFPALNARPGPVLEEWLIKITTELDAYNKANPDKPAAPFAVNQIVHKSNDRLMHDVELCVKYKVPIIITSLGARVEVNEAIHSYGGIVLHDIINNKFAKKAIEKGADGLIAVAAGAGGHAGTTSPFALIQEIREWFDGPLALSGSIATGDAVLAAEAMGADLGYIGSAFIATEEANADQAYKQSIVDYAADDIVYTNLFTGVHGNYLKPSIEAAGMDPNNLPESDPSKMSFGSGGSEKSKAWKDIWGCGQGIGAVKDIRPAGEVVARLMDEYATAKNRILGGSAAKAAAE, from the coding sequence ATGGCTTTACCTGAACAGTTTGATAATTTGCGTATTCCGGTGATTGGTTCACCCCTTTTCATTATCTCGAACCCTGATCTGGTGATTGCCCAGTGTAAAGCGGGTATTGTAGGTTCATTCCCTGCACTGAATGCTCGCCCGGGCCCGGTTCTGGAAGAATGGCTCATCAAAATCACAACAGAGCTTGATGCCTATAATAAAGCCAACCCAGATAAACCAGCAGCACCGTTTGCGGTGAACCAGATTGTGCACAAGTCAAATGACCGCTTGATGCACGATGTGGAACTATGTGTGAAATATAAGGTGCCGATTATCATCACATCGCTCGGTGCCCGCGTTGAAGTAAACGAGGCTATCCATTCGTATGGTGGTATTGTGCTCCATGATATCATCAACAACAAATTCGCAAAGAAAGCGATTGAAAAAGGCGCGGATGGCCTGATCGCTGTTGCCGCTGGTGCAGGCGGCCATGCTGGTACAACATCACCGTTCGCGCTTATTCAGGAAATCCGTGAATGGTTTGATGGTCCGTTGGCGCTATCTGGTTCTATTGCAACAGGGGATGCTGTTTTAGCGGCTGAGGCAATGGGTGCTGATCTCGGCTATATCGGTTCCGCTTTCATCGCAACTGAAGAAGCAAACGCCGATCAGGCTTACAAACAATCCATCGTGGATTATGCAGCCGATGATATCGTCTATACCAACCTATTTACCGGTGTACACGGCAACTATCTAAAACCTTCCATAGAAGCAGCGGGCATGGACCCGAATAACCTGCCTGAAAGCGATCCGTCCAAGATGAGCTTCGGTTCAGGTGGCAGTGAAAAATCCAAAGCATGGAAAGATATCTGGGGCTGCGGCCAGGGCATTGGCGCTGTGAAGGATATTCGCCCAGCGGGTGAAGTGGTTGCACGGTTGATGGATGAGTATGCAACAGCAAAGAACCGTATTTTAGGCGGTAGCGCAGCAAAAGCTGCTGCGGAGTAA
- a CDS encoding YHS domain-containing (seleno)protein: protein MWFVFFKGMLKWAQLLACVSILAACGKSYVTPETVVNAKEGVGIKGYDPVAYHADAKPTEGNAEQAYEYAGVTYHFASAENKSVFALAPEKYIPAYGGYCAYAMSLGNVVDINPKNWAVVDGQLYLNANGFAQALWNLDRQGNIQDANRKWSAIKTKALEPSPENVNQQ from the coding sequence ATGTGGTTTGTTTTTTTTAAAGGTATGTTGAAATGGGCACAGCTTTTAGCGTGTGTATCCATTCTGGCTGCGTGCGGTAAAAGCTATGTAACGCCTGAAACGGTTGTGAATGCAAAAGAAGGTGTAGGCATTAAAGGGTATGACCCTGTTGCCTATCATGCTGATGCAAAACCAACAGAAGGTAATGCCGAGCAGGCTTATGAATATGCGGGTGTTACTTACCATTTCGCGTCTGCAGAAAATAAAAGTGTTTTCGCATTGGCACCTGAAAAATACATTCCCGCATATGGTGGTTATTGTGCCTATGCCATGTCGCTTGGTAATGTTGTTGATATTAACCCGAAAAACTGGGCGGTGGTTGATGGACAGCTTTATCTTAATGCTAATGGTTTTGCTCAGGCCCTTTGGAATCTGGATAGACAAGGCAATATCCAGGATGCCAACCGAAAATGGAGCGCTATCAAAACGAAGGCGCTTGAACCCTCTCCGGAAAATGTTAACCAACAGTAG
- a CDS encoding 3-oxoacyl-ACP synthase III family protein: MFDPHFPDADMNFWHNTSELGVAGTGFALPGAPISTPELLAHMEKQFGLECAKRGRIYAEKMNIQHRHIARDLLERREGPREGHSNPDLAAQAIKEALADAGMVVSDLGYIIGHTASPARLIPNNMAFVADKLEYRGPYMELRQACTGFANALAIAYGMLSGPSAKPIAIVGSETGSAYFDPERVKEDAGQLVNLVQMGDAAGAIILVPEGYENKGKLSHSFFGHIGLGREPGFTVLEGGSNAPFTSGDVIEFAHEFGSVRVNGPELFIAGIQASLSIGSGIEDVNHIIPHQANGNMGALMEEHMGMDGSRVFVNAHKRGNTGSAAIWLALAELRKQMVGGETALILGAEATKYLYGGFRYTHGL, from the coding sequence ATGTTTGATCCTCACTTCCCTGATGCAGATATGAATTTCTGGCACAATACCAGCGAGCTTGGTGTTGCCGGTACTGGTTTTGCCCTTCCGGGCGCACCGATTTCCACGCCTGAACTTCTTGCGCATATGGAAAAACAGTTTGGGCTCGAATGCGCAAAACGTGGCCGCATTTACGCTGAGAAAATGAATATCCAGCACAGGCACATTGCGCGCGATCTTCTAGAGCGTAGGGAAGGCCCAAGAGAGGGGCACAGCAACCCTGATCTGGCTGCTCAAGCGATTAAGGAAGCCCTTGCTGATGCAGGCATGGTGGTAAGCGATCTTGGTTATATCATTGGCCATACGGCGAGTCCGGCGCGTCTTATTCCTAACAACATGGCGTTTGTGGCAGATAAGCTAGAATACCGTGGACCTTATATGGAACTAAGGCAAGCGTGTACGGGCTTTGCCAATGCACTCGCTATTGCATACGGTATGCTTTCCGGCCCAAGCGCAAAGCCCATTGCTATCGTAGGCTCTGAAACCGGTTCTGCTTACTTTGATCCTGAGCGAGTGAAAGAAGATGCAGGCCAATTAGTGAATCTGGTGCAAATGGGTGATGCGGCTGGTGCGATTATTCTTGTACCAGAAGGATACGAAAACAAAGGCAAGCTTTCCCACAGTTTCTTCGGGCATATCGGTCTCGGCCGTGAACCCGGGTTTACAGTACTTGAAGGTGGCTCAAACGCGCCCTTTACAAGTGGTGACGTGATTGAATTTGCTCATGAATTTGGTTCGGTCCGAGTGAACGGTCCTGAGCTTTTTATCGCAGGCATTCAGGCGTCGCTTTCCATCGGCAGCGGCATTGAAGATGTGAACCATATTATCCCGCATCAGGCGAATGGCAATATGGGTGCATTGATGGAAGAACATATGGGCATGGATGGCAGCCGTGTCTTTGTGAATGCGCACAAGCGCGGCAACACAGGCTCAGCTGCTATCTGGTTGGCGCTTGCGGAACTTAGAAAACAAATGGTTGGGGGGGAAACCGCATTGATACTGGGAGCTGAGGCAACCAAATATCTGTATGGTGGGTTCCGGTACACACATGGATTATGA
- a CDS encoding ABC transporter ATP-binding protein has product MDYEPLLSVSVLQKRFGERIAIDGFDLTLEKGQVYGLLGANGGGKTTCLRMLAGLLPPDGGFGTVLGYNLEGGDRKAFESMRHRVGYMAQKHSLYDNLTVEENLRFRADVYCLRDAKAAVAKLIEEFELSEYRNARARELSGGWARKLQLAAALVHGPELVLLDEPTAGLDAYAKAEVWECISKLADKGVGVIVSTHDLMEAQRCDKASFFVDGSIVASGTLDEIIGQSLVTRVTFLSTDYEGYFKELSEQPYALSIVKKTDGSCLALPSEELPALMEFSERKGIPVQMQTPTIEDAALALVRGWSEEKGGLYVQ; this is encoded by the coding sequence ATGGATTATGAACCACTTCTCAGCGTTTCCGTGCTTCAGAAACGCTTTGGTGAACGTATTGCAATTGATGGCTTTGATCTAACCCTTGAAAAAGGGCAGGTATATGGGCTTTTGGGGGCTAATGGTGGCGGTAAAACCACATGCCTCCGTATGCTGGCAGGGCTTTTACCGCCTGATGGCGGCTTTGGCACGGTGCTTGGCTATAACCTTGAAGGAGGGGATAGAAAAGCATTTGAAAGTATGCGTCACCGTGTGGGTTATATGGCGCAGAAGCATTCGCTCTATGATAATCTCACCGTTGAAGAAAATCTCCGTTTCCGGGCTGATGTTTATTGCCTAAGGGATGCCAAAGCGGCGGTTGCGAAACTTATTGAAGAATTTGAACTAAGTGAATACCGAAATGCCCGTGCGCGCGAGCTTTCTGGCGGTTGGGCACGGAAGCTTCAGCTTGCAGCGGCGTTGGTGCACGGCCCTGAACTAGTGCTGCTTGATGAACCAACGGCCGGGCTTGATGCTTATGCCAAAGCCGAGGTGTGGGAATGCATCAGCAAACTGGCTGATAAGGGTGTTGGTGTTATTGTTTCTACCCATGATCTGATGGAAGCACAGCGGTGTGATAAAGCCAGTTTCTTTGTGGATGGTTCTATTGTTGCGAGCGGTACTCTGGATGAGATTATTGGGCAATCTCTCGTAACCCGAGTGACTTTCCTGAGCACGGATTATGAAGGGTATTTCAAAGAGCTTTCAGAACAGCCTTATGCGCTTAGCATAGTTAAGAAAACAGATGGTTCTTGCCTCGCGCTGCCCTCTGAAGAACTACCAGCGTTGATGGAATTTTCAGAACGAAAAGGCATCCCCGTACAGATGCAAACCCCAACTATTGAAGATGCGGCCCTTGCGCTCGTTCGAGGTTGGTCAGAAGAAAAGGGCGGGCTTTATGTTCAGTAA
- a CDS encoding efflux RND transporter periplasmic adaptor subunit — protein MRVLTSLLLVAFLAACGSSENETQKEAPVKGLRVFEVTQSASKMLRTYPSVIQPSEESKLSFEISGQLGEVSLEVGERVKAGDVLLQLDDTSLKLEVQQARAALEQAEASEKNARTDFERKAALLQSGNVTRAAYDSADTQLKSSVAQVEQARQQLGLSEEKLVKSTLKAPFSGVISALNVDSFNTVSPGNAVLTLYGEGTYEVAFNVPSTVINDLKVGDQTSVEVSDLNLTGLKGHIKELGSRAQQVSAFPVVVVLEDSNSNLKAGMPAEVEVSVNLIGGTEGFLVPIHCFVLSEAGEMDRARAVRDEHKDTNLLYVFDPASSTVKAREVVISGVRGNMAIVTSGLNAGELIASAGVSYLSDGQKVRRLPDLR, from the coding sequence ATGCGTGTTCTAACCTCCCTTCTTCTCGTCGCATTCCTTGCAGCTTGCGGCAGTTCGGAAAATGAAACTCAGAAAGAAGCGCCTGTTAAGGGGCTTCGGGTTTTTGAAGTAACCCAGTCGGCATCAAAGATGCTGCGTACATACCCAAGTGTTATTCAGCCATCAGAAGAAAGTAAGCTTTCTTTTGAAATCTCAGGCCAGCTTGGTGAAGTTTCACTGGAAGTGGGAGAACGGGTGAAGGCTGGTGATGTGTTGTTGCAGCTTGATGATACATCGCTCAAGCTTGAAGTGCAGCAAGCGCGCGCGGCCCTTGAGCAGGCGGAAGCTTCCGAGAAAAATGCCCGTACAGATTTTGAACGTAAAGCAGCGCTTCTTCAATCAGGCAATGTAACCCGAGCGGCATACGATTCCGCTGATACACAGCTTAAAAGCTCTGTCGCGCAGGTAGAACAGGCACGCCAGCAACTTGGTCTGTCAGAAGAAAAACTCGTTAAATCAACCTTGAAGGCACCGTTTTCCGGTGTGATTTCAGCCCTTAATGTAGACTCCTTTAATACGGTTTCGCCGGGCAATGCAGTGCTCACCCTTTACGGTGAAGGTACGTATGAAGTTGCTTTTAATGTGCCGTCTACTGTGATCAATGACCTGAAAGTGGGTGACCAAACGAGCGTTGAGGTTTCTGATCTGAACCTTACTGGCCTGAAGGGGCACATTAAGGAACTAGGTTCCCGCGCACAGCAGGTTTCAGCGTTCCCGGTGGTGGTTGTTCTTGAAGACAGCAACAGTAACTTGAAGGCTGGCATGCCAGCTGAAGTGGAAGTTTCCGTGAACCTCATTGGCGGTACAGAAGGGTTCCTTGTGCCTATCCACTGTTTTGTGCTGAGCGAAGCGGGTGAAATGGACCGTGCTCGTGCCGTGCGGGATGAGCATAAAGATACAAACCTTCTTTATGTGTTTGATCCTGCCTCCTCAACAGTGAAAGCCCGTGAAGTGGTGATTTCTGGCGTACGCGGCAATATGGCGATTGTAACATCTGGCTTGAACGCTGGTGAGCTTATCGCTTCTGCCGGTGTATCTTACCTAAGCGACGGCCAGAAAGTTCGCCGTCTGCCAGACCTGCGCTAG
- a CDS encoding efflux RND transporter permease subunit: MSLTEFGLSKSRFAYLLMVGLVMAGFILYPNFSKREDPEITIRNAQVDVKFPGLPPQKMEKLIAEQLERKVREIKEVKEINTVIKTGSLRTSVTLKDEYSDLDGIWQDLRDKMNDLKRDLPSGAQGPFVNTDVGDVAIATIALTAEGFSYNEMEETAKDLQRTLYTVKGVAKVEVSGVQEERIWLELDARRFATIGAQVNTLIDNLQKQNIILPAGELNADGASFQLEASGDFQSVEEIENMLIKINDAGDFVRLKDLVTVKRGYVSPKQKPIFYNLRPAVVVTVQMQPSFDIQQVGDGVKTATEAFEDGLPIGYKLDFATFQPAEVTKSVNNALSNVGQTFVVVLVVVLLFLGVRSGIVIASIVPFAIMFSLIGMSVLGIALEQVSIAAVIISLGLLVDNGVVVVEDILRRIKEGQSNHEAAVGAGKQFAVPLLVSSLTTMFAFTPFFLLVGNEGEYAFSLGTVVVLTLTGSWLSAMYFMPLIAAKVLKLSKKDMIPEEERKPSKLAEIYMPLLRPFTKRAGVVVLVCYALVFGSMQLFGYAKNEMFPASERGEVLIYMDMPKGVHIEATEAVAKATMRYIADKDINPEVVDHIAYVGDGGPRFYLALSPEDPDQAFAFFLVNTSSNEGANEFGERFKRYAFENIPDAVFRVKRLSMGAGESGTVEIELSGPDASRLLDMGNEVKEIFAQAPGVIENKHDWGQRVMKFLIDVDQDNARRLDITSEQMAQVLSAYFDGYQISDFRQASETIPIMLRASERDRNSVEDLLNIVLPGPDGLMSLEQVATLNTQLVMSQIRRKDQVRTITVRAKSNQLTAQELYNTIEADLNKVDLSGGYKITIGGELKDSSEIYGKLGAGLPFAFLLMILAVVFQFNSMRRSAIIFMSVPLALIGVPVGLLVTGEPLSFFATLGIISLAGIVINNSIVLVDQIDIEREETDLLSAIVAAGGKRLQPILLTSITTVVGLLPLYLTGGALWSPLAAVMMFGLAIASVLTLFFVPALYYMFYRREAVEA, translated from the coding sequence ATGTCTCTTACTGAATTTGGATTATCCAAATCACGGTTCGCCTATTTGCTTATGGTAGGCCTCGTGATGGCTGGTTTTATTCTGTATCCGAACTTCTCCAAGCGGGAAGATCCGGAAATTACCATCAGAAATGCGCAGGTGGATGTAAAATTCCCCGGCCTGCCGCCGCAAAAGATGGAAAAATTGATTGCCGAACAGCTGGAACGTAAGGTTCGGGAAATCAAGGAAGTGAAGGAAATCAACACGGTTATTAAAACCGGTAGCCTTCGCACAAGCGTTACGCTGAAAGATGAATATTCTGATCTGGACGGTATCTGGCAGGACCTTCGGGATAAAATGAATGACCTGAAGCGTGATTTGCCGTCTGGTGCACAGGGGCCGTTTGTAAACACAGATGTGGGCGATGTGGCGATTGCCACTATTGCGCTTACGGCTGAGGGTTTTTCCTATAACGAGATGGAAGAAACCGCGAAGGATCTGCAGCGCACGCTTTATACCGTGAAAGGTGTGGCCAAAGTTGAAGTTTCTGGTGTGCAGGAAGAACGCATCTGGCTTGAACTTGATGCCCGGCGGTTCGCCACTATCGGGGCGCAGGTAAATACACTTATCGATAACCTGCAGAAGCAGAATATCATTCTGCCAGCGGGTGAGCTGAATGCAGATGGCGCTTCTTTCCAACTTGAAGCATCGGGTGATTTCCAGAGCGTTGAAGAAATTGAAAATATGCTCATTAAGATTAATGATGCAGGTGATTTCGTACGCTTGAAGGATTTGGTAACGGTGAAACGCGGTTATGTTTCACCGAAGCAGAAACCGATTTTCTATAATTTGCGTCCTGCTGTTGTTGTAACGGTGCAGATGCAGCCAAGCTTTGATATCCAGCAGGTTGGTGACGGTGTGAAAACTGCCACCGAAGCTTTCGAAGATGGCCTTCCGATTGGGTATAAGCTTGATTTCGCTACCTTCCAGCCAGCTGAGGTAACTAAATCCGTCAACAATGCACTTAGCAACGTGGGGCAAACCTTCGTTGTGGTGCTTGTGGTGGTTCTTTTGTTCCTTGGCGTTCGTTCAGGTATTGTTATCGCCTCCATCGTGCCGTTTGCGATTATGTTCTCGCTGATTGGCATGTCTGTGCTTGGAATTGCGCTTGAGCAGGTTTCCATTGCTGCGGTGATTATCTCCCTTGGTCTCCTTGTGGATAACGGGGTTGTGGTGGTGGAGGATATCCTCCGCCGGATCAAAGAGGGGCAATCAAACCATGAAGCAGCGGTTGGCGCTGGCAAACAGTTTGCTGTGCCGCTTCTTGTATCGTCGCTTACAACCATGTTTGCTTTCACGCCTTTCTTCCTTCTTGTGGGGAACGAAGGTGAATATGCCTTCTCGCTAGGTACCGTTGTGGTACTTACACTCACGGGTTCATGGCTTTCTGCCATGTATTTCATGCCGCTTATCGCTGCCAAGGTGTTGAAGCTTTCAAAGAAGGATATGATACCTGAGGAAGAACGTAAGCCCTCTAAACTGGCGGAGATTTACATGCCGCTTCTTCGCCCCTTTACCAAGCGTGCGGGTGTTGTTGTGCTGGTGTGTTATGCCCTTGTATTTGGTTCTATGCAGCTCTTTGGGTATGCGAAGAATGAAATGTTCCCAGCAAGTGAGCGCGGTGAAGTGCTGATTTATATGGATATGCCAAAGGGTGTTCATATTGAAGCAACAGAAGCGGTGGCCAAAGCAACGATGCGCTATATCGCTGATAAGGATATCAACCCTGAAGTGGTTGATCATATAGCCTATGTTGGTGATGGTGGCCCCCGTTTCTATCTGGCGCTTAGCCCTGAGGACCCTGATCAGGCATTTGCTTTCTTCCTTGTGAACACAAGCTCGAATGAAGGCGCAAATGAGTTTGGCGAACGCTTCAAACGGTATGCGTTTGAAAATATCCCTGATGCTGTGTTCCGTGTGAAACGCCTTAGCATGGGGGCGGGCGAAAGTGGCACGGTTGAGATTGAGCTTTCCGGTCCTGATGCATCCCGCCTTCTTGATATGGGTAATGAAGTGAAGGAAATCTTCGCGCAGGCTCCAGGTGTGATTGAAAACAAGCATGACTGGGGCCAACGGGTAATGAAATTCCTGATTGATGTTGATCAGGATAATGCTCGCCGCCTTGATATTACGTCAGAGCAGATGGCGCAGGTGCTCAGTGCTTACTTTGATGGATATCAGATTTCTGATTTCCGTCAGGCATCAGAAACTATTCCGATTATGCTCCGTGCTTCGGAACGGGACCGTAACAGTGTTGAAGACCTTCTGAACATTGTGCTTCCGGGCCCGGATGGTTTGATGTCGCTTGAGCAGGTGGCAACGCTGAATACCCAGCTTGTTATGTCACAAATTCGCCGTAAGGATCAGGTGCGCACAATCACTGTTCGGGCGAAAAGCAACCAGCTTACTGCGCAAGAGCTCTATAACACCATTGAAGCTGATCTGAACAAAGTTGACTTATCGGGCGGCTATAAAATCACGATTGGTGGTGAGCTGAAGGATTCTTCTGAGATCTACGGCAAACTTGGTGCAGGCCTTCCGTTTGCTTTCCTTCTGATGATCCTTGCAGTGGTGTTCCAGTTCAACTCCATGCGCCGCAGTGCTATCATCTTTATGTCCGTACCGTTGGCGCTTATTGGGGTGCCGGTTGGGCTGCTTGTAACGGGTGAGCCGCTTTCCTTCTTCGCAACGCTTGGCATTATCAGCCTTGCGGGTATCGTGATTAACAACTCCATCGTGCTTGTTGATCAGATCGATATTGAGCGAGAGGAAACGGATTTGTTGAGCGCGATTGTTGCCGCGGGCGGAAAACGCCTTCAGCCGATCCTGCTTACATCCATCACGACGGTGGTTGGCCTCTTGCCGCTTTACTTAACGGGTGGTGCGCTGTGGTCTCCACTTGCTGCCGTGATGATGTTCGGTTTGGCGATTGCGTCTGTTCTCACGCTCTTCTTCGTGCCAGCGCTTTATTACATGTTCTATCGCCGTGAGGCTGTTGAAGCGTAA
- a CDS encoding ABC transporter permease: MFSNIKRRLHRIMAVARLETIQLMRERTTFSLIVLIPLVQIVLFGFAVNMNPKDVPMAIAGTQDGLYERLETIAEGTGYFLPLDGLLPQGSAEARVRSGQALIGIELAEEVDFDDLEADAKPLTVYVDASDAQAVAAAASMMENAYLKHLLMGEVGNATSNTVWLYNPERETAWTIVPGLVGVVIMISMLMLGALSLVSERERGTWETLLTTPVEGLDALFGKLSPCVVMALLQAVLVVVAANVLFSVPMSGVVSLLLIVVPLFAVAHLMLGFAFSALAQTQLQAVQGAVAFYLPSMLLSGFMFPYQGMPLWAKVIAEMLPLTHFVRMARGLMLKGQSFAAVAHELLPILIFMVIAMLFALRAYRAKLD, encoded by the coding sequence ATGTTCAGTAATATTAAACGCCGCCTACACCGGATTATGGCTGTAGCCCGCCTGGAAACCATACAGTTGATGCGGGAACGCACCACGTTTTCCCTGATTGTGTTGATCCCTCTTGTACAGATTGTTCTTTTTGGGTTTGCGGTAAATATGAACCCAAAAGATGTGCCAATGGCAATTGCGGGTACGCAGGATGGGCTTTATGAGCGGCTGGAAACGATTGCAGAAGGAACAGGTTATTTTCTTCCGCTGGATGGGCTCCTGCCGCAGGGAAGTGCCGAAGCACGCGTGCGCAGCGGACAGGCGCTTATCGGTATTGAACTGGCGGAAGAAGTCGATTTTGATGATCTGGAAGCAGATGCAAAACCGCTTACGGTGTATGTTGATGCGTCTGATGCACAAGCGGTGGCAGCGGCAGCTAGCATGATGGAAAATGCTTACCTGAAGCACCTGCTGATGGGGGAAGTTGGGAATGCTACTTCCAATACGGTTTGGCTCTATAATCCGGAACGAGAAACCGCCTGGACAATTGTCCCCGGCCTTGTGGGGGTGGTGATTATGATCAGCATGCTTATGCTTGGCGCGCTTTCACTGGTGAGCGAGCGGGAGCGAGGCACATGGGAAACACTCCTCACGACCCCGGTTGAAGGACTTGATGCGCTCTTTGGTAAACTCAGCCCTTGTGTGGTTATGGCGCTTTTGCAGGCGGTGCTTGTTGTTGTGGCAGCAAATGTGTTGTTCAGTGTACCTATGAGCGGCGTTGTATCGCTCCTTTTAATCGTAGTGCCATTATTTGCCGTGGCGCATTTAATGCTTGGCTTTGCTTTTTCAGCGCTCGCACAAACACAGTTGCAGGCGGTGCAGGGGGCTGTGGCTTTTTATCTGCCCTCCATGCTGCTTTCAGGTTTTATGTTCCCCTATCAGGGGATGCCGCTTTGGGCCAAAGTGATCGCTGAAATGCTGCCGCTTACGCATTTTGTAAGGATGGCACGTGGTTTGATGCTGAAGGGACAAAGTTTTGCAGCCGTGGCACATGAACTACTGCCTATTCTTATCTTTATGGTAATTGCGATGCTGTTTGCTCTCCGGGCTTACCGCGCGAAGCTGGATTAG
- a CDS encoding alkaline phosphatase family protein — translation MKLKFLGIAAAFMISSASVAADKATETVVLITIDGLRWQELFTGVDKAFFDQKDYIAYKKTHGDFKKKYWRATGDDRRRVMMPFFWDTVGKEGQLYGNRTKGSIGNITNQFHFSYPGYSEILTGYADDARITSNDKIPNPNRTILEWLNGKPVHKGKVAAFGSWDVFPYIVNESRSGVPVNAGFEAYDESVSPKVKELNKLQEQIPSPWDTVRLDAFTMGFAREAMAKEKLDLVYIAMGETDDFAHDGHYDLYVDAAYRTDQMIGDLWAWLQSDTRYSGKTTMIITTDHGRGSEGLETWKSHGRFKYRKEDGAEAISSYKGDTEIWMAVIGPDTPATGEVSGGPVVTLSQIAATTARFLGYDYKGDHAGKKVGAPIKEMMK, via the coding sequence ATGAAGCTGAAATTTCTTGGTATTGCTGCCGCGTTTATGATTTCAAGCGCCAGTGTGGCTGCAGATAAAGCAACAGAAACAGTGGTGCTTATTACTATTGATGGTCTCCGCTGGCAGGAACTGTTCACGGGCGTGGATAAGGCCTTCTTCGACCAGAAGGATTATATCGCCTACAAGAAAACGCATGGTGATTTTAAAAAGAAATACTGGCGGGCAACTGGTGATGATCGCCGCCGTGTGATGATGCCGTTTTTCTGGGATACGGTCGGCAAGGAAGGCCAGTTATACGGAAACCGCACTAAAGGCAGCATTGGTAACATCACGAACCAATTTCATTTTTCCTATCCGGGATATAGTGAAATCCTCACTGGGTATGCCGATGATGCCCGTATCACCAGCAATGATAAAATACCAAACCCGAACCGCACCATTCTTGAATGGTTGAACGGTAAGCCTGTACACAAAGGGAAGGTTGCAGCGTTCGGTTCGTGGGATGTATTTCCGTATATTGTGAATGAAAGCCGTTCCGGTGTGCCTGTAAACGCGGGGTTTGAAGCGTATGATGAAAGTGTTTCACCAAAGGTGAAAGAACTGAACAAGCTGCAGGAACAAATCCCAAGCCCTTGGGATACAGTACGCCTTGATGCCTTCACCATGGGGTTCGCCCGCGAAGCAATGGCAAAAGAAAAGCTCGATCTCGTCTATATTGCCATGGGGGAAACTGATGATTTCGCTCATGATGGCCACTATGACCTCTATGTGGATGCTGCATACCGAACTGACCAGATGATTGGTGATTTGTGGGCATGGCTCCAGTCTGACACGCGCTACAGCGGCAAAACCACCATGATCATTACAACAGATCATGGGCGCGGCAGTGAAGGCCTTGAAACATGGAAATCACACGGCCGCTTTAAATACCGGAAAGAAGACGGTGCAGAAGCTATTTCTAGCTACAAAGGTGATACGGAAATCTGGATGGCGGTGATAGGGCCAGATACCCCTGCGACAGGGGAGGTATCCGGCGGGCCTGTCGTAACCCTTTCCCAAATAGCAGCAACAACTGCTCGCTTCCTTGGTTATGATTATAAGGGTGACCACGCAGGGAAAAAAGTAGGCGCTCCTATCAAGGAAATGATGAAGTAA